One genomic window of Camelina sativa cultivar DH55 chromosome 5, Cs, whole genome shotgun sequence includes the following:
- the LOC104786877 gene encoding serine/threonine-protein phosphatase 6 regulatory subunit 1-like isoform X2 has protein sequence MFWKLASLSASSPVESILDKDSFTLEELLDEEEIIQECKALNSRLINFLRDRAQVEQLLRYVVEEPQDDADSKRAFKFPFISCEIFTCEIDVIFKTLVEDDKLMDLLFSFLEPNRPHSALLAGYFGKVVICLMIRKTAALMSYIKGHGNVFSQLVDLIGITSIMEVLVRLVGADDNVYPNFPDVMRYLADSDLLEMIVDKLNPSSPPAVQANAAETLCAITRNAPSALASKLSSPGFVSRIFDHAIKDSHSKSGLVHSLTVCISLLDPRRSAASSPFFNSFRSQHMFESPVPVTQETIGAMLPKLGDLLVLLSVSSDSKVLPTTYGELRPPLGKHRLKIVEFIAVLLKSGNDAAGTELASSGTIKRILELFFEYPYNNALHHQVESIILSCLENKSETMVNHILRECNLISKILSSDKDSVLSGNNLPTVVATGKKPPRAGYVGHITRLWNKLIQLSDSNGLIKTSLQENSEWNEWQSGVLKERNTVENVYRWACGRPTTLQDRTRDSDEEDRDYDVAALANNLNQAFNYRIYGNEDNEENALNALDRDDSDAYFNDESAEVVISSLRLGDDQGSLLTNSDWFTFQDDRFSNTAIEDVNMNENSNANNSSSSDDEVLVGEEEEDDNLTEKPKNISPDNLSPSDPTSIDEASEMQVTSSSLNPFIDVPMLDVKTEPVIPNGSPTSTSSGSSSSGHKSPSAPAVRALFEEDVEFVGVEPEGTEKAMEQALKEGIVGEAGPLKRNIVHKVPENENKEENSGVTEFNDSNFWRVDQEVTVLE, from the exons ATGTTCTGGAAGCTcgcctctctctctgcttcgtCTCCC GTGGAGTCGATACTAGACAAAGACAGTTTCACATTGGAAGAGCTTCTTGATGAGGAAGAGATTATTCAAGAATGCAAAGCTTTGAATAGCCGACtcatcaattt TCTAAGGGATAGAGCTCAAGTGGAGCAACTACTGCGGTATGTTGTTGAAGAGCCTCAAGACGATGCTGATAGCAAACGTGCTTTCAA GTTTCCATTCATCTCTTGCGAGATATTTACATGTgaaattgatgttatttttaaGACTTTGGTGGAGGACGACAAG CTGATGGATTTGCTATTCTCTTTTTTGGAACCGAATCGTCCTCATAGTGCATTGCTGGCAGGCTATTTCGGCAAG GTTGTCATATGTCTGATGATCAGAAAGACTGCAGCACTTATGAGCTATATAAAA GGGCATGGAAATGTGTTTAGCCAGTTGGTTGATTTAATTGGAATAACATCCATCATGGAG GTTTTGGTACGCTTGGTTGGGGCTGATGATAATGTTTATCCCAACTTTCCGGATGTGATGCGATACTTGGCTGATAGCGATTTACTTGAAATGATCGTGGACAAACTAAATCCATCT AGTCCTCCTGCGGTTCAGGCAAACGCAGCGGAAACATTATGTGCAATTACTCGAAATGCACCTTCAGCTCTAGCTTCAAAACTCTCTAGCCCTGG CTTCGTTTCTAGGATATTTGATCATGCCATAAAAGATTCACATTCAAAATCCGGCCTAGTTCATTCACTTACTGTGTGTATCTCTCTGTTAGATCCGAGGAGATCTGCTGCTTCATCACCTTTCTTCAATTCTTTTAGAAGTCAACATATGTTTGAGTCTCCTGTCCCAGTGACCCAGGAGACTATTGGTGCTATGCTACCTAAACTCG GTGATTTGCTTGTGCTTCTCAGTGTATCGTCTGACAGCAAAGTCTTACCTACAACGTATGGAGAGCTGAGGCCACCTCTTGGAAAGCATCGTTTAAAG ATAGTAGAATTCATTGCGGTTCTGTTAAAATCTGGAAATGATGCTGCTGGAACTGAATTAGCGAGCTCTGGAACAATTAAAAGGATCCTTGAACTATTTTTCGA GTACCCATACAATAATGCTCTCCATCACCAAGTGGAGAGTATAATACTTTCTTGTTTGGAAAACAAGAGCGAAACTATGGTTAACCATATCCTTCGGGAATGCAATCTGATTAGCAAAATTCTTTCATCAGACAAAGACTCGGTTCTTTCTGGCAATAACCTG CCTACCGTAGTTGCCACTGGGAAAAAACCACCACGGGCCGGATATGTTGGACATATCACAAGACTATGGAATAAACTTATCCAGTTGAGTGATAGCAATGGCCTGATAAAGACATCGCTTCAG GAAAACAGTGAATGGAACGAGTGGCAAAGTGGTGTTCTGAAGGAGCGCAACACTGTTGAGAATGTGTACAGATGGGCATGCGG GCGTCCAACTACACTGCAAGATAGAACAAGGGATAGCGACGAGGAAGACAGGGATTACGATGTTGCAGCTTTGGCGAACAATTTGAACCAAGCATTTAATTACAGAATCTATGGAAACGAAGATAATGAAGAG AATGCTCTCAATGCCCTTGATAGAGACGATAGT GATGCATACTTTAACGATGAATCTGCTGAAGTAGTAATTTCATCCTTGAGACTTGGAGATGATCAAGGAAG CTTGCTCACAAATTCGGACTGGTTCACATTCCAAGATGACAGGTTCAGCAACACGGCGATTGAAGATGTGAACATGAATGAGAACTCAAATGCCAACAATAGCAGCAGCAGTGACGATGAAGTCctggttggagaagaagaagaagacgataacCTAACCGAGAAACCGAAGAACATCTCTCCAGACAATTTATCACCATCAGATCCAACAAGCATCGATGAAGCATCTGAGATGCAAGTCACTAGCTCCAGTCTGAACCCATTCATCGATGTACCAATGCTAGATGTCAAAACCGAACCGGTTATTCCAAATGGTTCCCCAACATCAACTTCATCTGGAAGCAGCAGCTCAGGACATAAATCACCTTCAGCTCCTGCAGTGCGAGCACTTTTCGAAGAGGATGTGGAGTTTGTGGGAGTGGAACCAGAAGGAACAGAGAAAGCAATGGAGCAAGCTTTAAAAGAAGGGATAGTCGGTGAAGCTGGACCGTTGAAGCGAAATATCGTTCACAAAGTTCCGGAAAACGAAAACAAAGAGGAGAATTCGGGTGTGACAGAGTTCAACGACTCAAATTTCTGGAGGGTTGATCAAGAAGTTACagttttggagtaa
- the LOC109132852 gene encoding uncharacterized protein LOC109132852, giving the protein MSDCNPMPTPLPQQLDKRDSEPYGEPTYFRSVAGKLQYLTITRPDIQFADNFVCQRMHSPTNSDFVLLKRILRYLKGTLHMGQPIKKNNNFSLFAYCDSDYAGSKRQPTVSKSSTEAEYRALTATVYCDNLSAVYLTANPALHNRTKHFDTDYQYIRERVALGLIETHHIYAEDQLADVFTKSLPKKSFIQLRSNLGVCLPPTPSLRGSVSNTVGSNVERLMDSTSPTTTKVVLDNVVGSLLMTIPLDSCIYG; this is encoded by the exons ATGAGTGATTGCAACCCTATGCCAACTCCACTCCCTCAACAGCTGGACAAGCGCGACTCTGAGCCATACGGTGAACCAACCTACTTTCGAAGCGTTGCTGGGAAATTACAGTACTTGACCATTACAAGACCAGATATACAGTTTGCAGACAACTTTGTTTGTCAGAGAATGCACTCGCCAACCAACTCTGACTTTGTTCTGCTAAAACGAATACTAAGGTATCTAAAAGGAACACTTCACATGGGGCAACCaatcaagaagaacaacaacttctCTTTATTTGCATACTGTGATAGTGATTATGCAGGCT CAAAAAGGCAACCAACGGTTTCCAAATCCTCAACAGAAGCAGAGTATCGAGCGCTTACAGCTACA GTCTACTGTGACAATCTCTCTGCCGTATACCTGACAGCAAATCCGGCACTTCACAACAGAACAAAGCATTTCGACACAGATTATCAGTATATCAGGGAACGTGTTGCACTTGGTCTCATTGAAACACATCACATCTATGCGGAAGACCAACTTGCAGATGTGTTTACAAAGTCTTTGCCTAAGAAGTCCTTCATCCAGTTGCGGTCCAATCTTGGCGTGTGTCTTCCCCCCACTCCAAGTTTGCGGGGGAGTGTAAGCAACACAGTGGGCTCAAATGTGGAAAGACTAATGGACTCAACAAgcccaacaacaaccaaagttGTTCTAGATAATGTTGTTGGCTCCTTGCTGATGACTATTCCACTCGATTCTTGTATATATGGTTAG
- the LOC104786877 gene encoding serine/threonine-protein phosphatase 6 regulatory subunit 3-like isoform X1, with protein MFWKLASLSASSPVESILDKDSFTLEELLDEEEIIQECKALNSRLINFLRDRAQVEQLLRYVVEEPQDDADSKRAFKFPFISCEIFTCEIDVIFKTLVEDDKLMDLLFSFLEPNRPHSALLAGYFGKVVICLMIRKTAALMSYIKGHGNVFSQLVDLIGITSIMEVLVRLVGADDNVYPNFPDVMRYLADSDLLEMIVDKLNPSSPPAVQANAAETLCAITRNAPSALASKLSSPGFVSRIFDHAIKDSHSKSGLVHSLTVCISLLDPRRSAASSPFFNSFRSQHMFESPVPVTQETIGAMLPKLGDLLVLLSVSSDSKVLPTTYGELRPPLGKHRLKIVEFIAVLLKSGNDAAGTELASSGTIKRILELFFEYPYNNALHHQVESIILSCLENKSETMVNHILRECNLISKILSSDKDSVLSGNNLPTVVATGKKPPRAGYVGHITRLWNKLIQLSDSNGLIKTSLQENSEWNEWQSGVLKERNTVENVYRWACGRPTTLQDRTRDSDEEDRDYDVAALANNLNQAFNYRIYGNEDNEEDQNALNALDRDDSDAYFNDESAEVVISSLRLGDDQGSLLTNSDWFTFQDDRFSNTAIEDVNMNENSNANNSSSSDDEVLVGEEEEDDNLTEKPKNISPDNLSPSDPTSIDEASEMQVTSSSLNPFIDVPMLDVKTEPVIPNGSPTSTSSGSSSSGHKSPSAPAVRALFEEDVEFVGVEPEGTEKAMEQALKEGIVGEAGPLKRNIVHKVPENENKEENSGVTEFNDSNFWRVDQEVTVLE; from the exons ATGTTCTGGAAGCTcgcctctctctctgcttcgtCTCCC GTGGAGTCGATACTAGACAAAGACAGTTTCACATTGGAAGAGCTTCTTGATGAGGAAGAGATTATTCAAGAATGCAAAGCTTTGAATAGCCGACtcatcaattt TCTAAGGGATAGAGCTCAAGTGGAGCAACTACTGCGGTATGTTGTTGAAGAGCCTCAAGACGATGCTGATAGCAAACGTGCTTTCAA GTTTCCATTCATCTCTTGCGAGATATTTACATGTgaaattgatgttatttttaaGACTTTGGTGGAGGACGACAAG CTGATGGATTTGCTATTCTCTTTTTTGGAACCGAATCGTCCTCATAGTGCATTGCTGGCAGGCTATTTCGGCAAG GTTGTCATATGTCTGATGATCAGAAAGACTGCAGCACTTATGAGCTATATAAAA GGGCATGGAAATGTGTTTAGCCAGTTGGTTGATTTAATTGGAATAACATCCATCATGGAG GTTTTGGTACGCTTGGTTGGGGCTGATGATAATGTTTATCCCAACTTTCCGGATGTGATGCGATACTTGGCTGATAGCGATTTACTTGAAATGATCGTGGACAAACTAAATCCATCT AGTCCTCCTGCGGTTCAGGCAAACGCAGCGGAAACATTATGTGCAATTACTCGAAATGCACCTTCAGCTCTAGCTTCAAAACTCTCTAGCCCTGG CTTCGTTTCTAGGATATTTGATCATGCCATAAAAGATTCACATTCAAAATCCGGCCTAGTTCATTCACTTACTGTGTGTATCTCTCTGTTAGATCCGAGGAGATCTGCTGCTTCATCACCTTTCTTCAATTCTTTTAGAAGTCAACATATGTTTGAGTCTCCTGTCCCAGTGACCCAGGAGACTATTGGTGCTATGCTACCTAAACTCG GTGATTTGCTTGTGCTTCTCAGTGTATCGTCTGACAGCAAAGTCTTACCTACAACGTATGGAGAGCTGAGGCCACCTCTTGGAAAGCATCGTTTAAAG ATAGTAGAATTCATTGCGGTTCTGTTAAAATCTGGAAATGATGCTGCTGGAACTGAATTAGCGAGCTCTGGAACAATTAAAAGGATCCTTGAACTATTTTTCGA GTACCCATACAATAATGCTCTCCATCACCAAGTGGAGAGTATAATACTTTCTTGTTTGGAAAACAAGAGCGAAACTATGGTTAACCATATCCTTCGGGAATGCAATCTGATTAGCAAAATTCTTTCATCAGACAAAGACTCGGTTCTTTCTGGCAATAACCTG CCTACCGTAGTTGCCACTGGGAAAAAACCACCACGGGCCGGATATGTTGGACATATCACAAGACTATGGAATAAACTTATCCAGTTGAGTGATAGCAATGGCCTGATAAAGACATCGCTTCAG GAAAACAGTGAATGGAACGAGTGGCAAAGTGGTGTTCTGAAGGAGCGCAACACTGTTGAGAATGTGTACAGATGGGCATGCGG GCGTCCAACTACACTGCAAGATAGAACAAGGGATAGCGACGAGGAAGACAGGGATTACGATGTTGCAGCTTTGGCGAACAATTTGAACCAAGCATTTAATTACAGAATCTATGGAAACGAAGATAATGAAGAG GATCAGAATGCTCTCAATGCCCTTGATAGAGACGATAGT GATGCATACTTTAACGATGAATCTGCTGAAGTAGTAATTTCATCCTTGAGACTTGGAGATGATCAAGGAAG CTTGCTCACAAATTCGGACTGGTTCACATTCCAAGATGACAGGTTCAGCAACACGGCGATTGAAGATGTGAACATGAATGAGAACTCAAATGCCAACAATAGCAGCAGCAGTGACGATGAAGTCctggttggagaagaagaagaagacgataacCTAACCGAGAAACCGAAGAACATCTCTCCAGACAATTTATCACCATCAGATCCAACAAGCATCGATGAAGCATCTGAGATGCAAGTCACTAGCTCCAGTCTGAACCCATTCATCGATGTACCAATGCTAGATGTCAAAACCGAACCGGTTATTCCAAATGGTTCCCCAACATCAACTTCATCTGGAAGCAGCAGCTCAGGACATAAATCACCTTCAGCTCCTGCAGTGCGAGCACTTTTCGAAGAGGATGTGGAGTTTGTGGGAGTGGAACCAGAAGGAACAGAGAAAGCAATGGAGCAAGCTTTAAAAGAAGGGATAGTCGGTGAAGCTGGACCGTTGAAGCGAAATATCGTTCACAAAGTTCCGGAAAACGAAAACAAAGAGGAGAATTCGGGTGTGACAGAGTTCAACGACTCAAATTTCTGGAGGGTTGATCAAGAAGTTACagttttggagtaa